The sequence CCTGTATCTCTTTGGATTTGAATCAAAGTCTTAGTAACGGTTCTATCGAGTTCTTTTGGCATCTTTGTGCATTTCTGTGTAGGAATAATATAGTGGCAAATAGGAAAGTTTGGATCtttaagtgaatttgtttgtcttgtttcaatCTTTAAACAGGCATATATTAGCTATAGCAGAGGAATTAAGAGTCGGAAAGTGAAAATATTCTCCTTTGGCTACGAATTAAGTGTTGATACTTTGGTATGTGAAATACATAGTTTCGCTCATCTAACTAGACTGTGATTGTCCGAGTATGGGATATAACTGAGAGTTCTAGCCAACTAAATAATGTGACGCCCTGTGTGTTAGCTTTAAATTTCTGCTTTTTTGGAATTGCTTTCTTTGTCAGGATCTTTTGCTAATATGTCTAAAGAATCAGGAAGAGAAGGGGATAGATTTTCTGAAAGAAGACACTTTattcataaacaaaatttggtgTATAGAAACAGGAACCTGGTGCAAGCATgaataattggaaaaaaaaaacaagaattctAGAATCTGAGGAACATATTGAGATACTctttatacattttatgatGCTAATAAGCTTGGCCTTGATACTACAGTTGTGCATAGCTTGTAGGAATATGGAAACTCTTGGTTGTTGTCTCTCCTATCTGCTGAAGTAGGTTTTTGGAGAAAACAGACGACGGGGAGAGAACATTCCAGAATACCTAGGCGAAGCAAGACTGTCAATGGAACGGTACTCAGGCATGATGAacccttctctctcctctctgtTCCAGCTTCTTGATCCGCCATTGAACGTCCCATACTTCACCAATTTGCCTAATCCCCACGACTTCTTTTTGCCGGGACTCTTTGGTGAGCCACCGTTCATCTTCTGTGTCAGATACTCTCTGACCACCTGCAAATTCTGCTCCATCACCTCGACGGGTGGGGACACAAGCGGGTTTCCTtcaacactcagtttccttaaCCGTCTCATGCAGCCAATGGACTCAGGCAAGGCAGTGATCTTGTTGTAGCTAACATCGAGCTCAATGAGGTTCATTAAAAGGCCAATGGAAGATGGGAGAGCGGAGAGGTACTGGAAATTCTGGCTGACATTGAGGATCTCGAGGTTGATGAGATTCTCGAGATCGTCCGGTAGAATCATGAGGCAGTTGAGACGGGCGTCGAGGACACGGAGAGAGGTGAGGTGAGTAATGGAGACTGGGAGGCTAATGAGCTTGTTGGAGTTGACAGAGAGCTTCCTTAGATTGGTGAGTTCAAATCCAATGGAGTCCGGTAGTCTGATGAGTTTGTTGAAGTTTGCATTTAGTTCGTCCAAAGACCTCAGAAcagaaaaccaataatataagGTGAATTATATGGT comes from Camelina sativa cultivar DH55 chromosome 19, Cs, whole genome shotgun sequence and encodes:
- the LOC104767150 gene encoding plant intracellular Ras-group-related LRR protein 6 — protein: MICEEAYHHQQPQVQKEQMMMMDQRNTNHHQRKRSPLSSPSSPSSPRSPSFNNIIDNEEERLEVVNLSGMALESLPNPSLNLAQICKLDLSNNNLQTIPESLTARLLNLIALDVHSNQIKALPNSIGCLSKLKTLNVSGNFLVSLPKSIQHCRSLDELNANFNKLIRLPDSIGFELTNLRKLSVNSNKLISLPVSITHLTSLRVLDARLNCLMILPDDLENLINLEILNVSQNFQYLSALPSSIGLLMNLIELDVSYNKITALPESIGCMRRLRKLSVEGNPLVSPPVEVMEQNLQVVREYLTQKMNGGSPKSPGKKKSWGLGKLVKYGTFNGGSRSWNREEREGFIMPEYRSIDSLASPRYSGMFSPRRLFSPKTYFSR